Below is a genomic region from Spirosoma radiotolerans.
TGGTCAATAACCGATAGCGTTACGGCTTTTTCCATTTCGGTCACGATCTCCCGCGCTCCTGATTCAACCGCTTTTCGTAAATCCGAAACAACGGTCAACTCATGGATACCATCGGAGAAGGGTACAACGATGTTTTTAATCTGATGCCCTTGATCGGCCAACACCTGTGTCAGAACAGGCAGTGCTTTCTCGGCAATAGCCTGATTTTTTGCCTGGTAATTCGCTTCGGCCTCTTCATACAATCGGCGAATTTGATCCGGCTTTTTCAGGCGGTTAAACTCATCGGCACTTAAGGCGGGCGAAAGGCCAAGCGTGGTCAACAACTGGAGCTTTATTTCCTCGTAATTACCCTCGGCGTTGTTTACCGTTTCTTCCACTACGTCATACATCGTGTTGGCGATGTCGAGGGGGAGACGATCCCCAAACAACGCATTCCGACGGCGTTTGTAGATGGCCTCACGCTGGTAGTTCATCACGTCGTCATACTCCAGCAACCGCTTCCGAATGCCGAAGTTGTTTTCTTCGACTTTCTTCTGGGCGCGCTCGATCGATTTGGTAATCATGGAGTGCTGAATAACTTCGCCTTCTTCCAGCCCCATCCGGTCCATCACTTTCGCAATTCGCTCCGAACCGAACAAGCGCATCAAGCTATCTTCGAGCGAAACGAAAAACTGCGACGTACCCGGATCGCCCTGACGACCAGCCCGTCCGCGCAACTGCCGGTCGACCCGACGTGACTCGTGACGTTCTGTACCGATAATGGCCAGACCACCGGCCGCCTTCGATTCGGGCGTCAGTTTAATATCCGTACCACGACCGGCCATGTTGGTCGCAATCGTAACAGTGCCGGGGAAACCGGCCGAAGCAACAATCTCGGCTTCGCGCTGGTGGTATTTGGCGTTCAGGACCTGGTGCTGAATCTTACGAAGCGTCAGCAGGCGGCTTAATAATTCCGAGTTTTCGACCGACGTCGTACCAACCAGTACGGGGCGTCCTTTTTCGACCAGACTAGTGATTTCATCGACAACGGCATTGTATTTTTCGCGCACTGACCGGTAAACCTTGTCCTCTTCGTCGGCCCGGCTAATGGCCCGGTTCGTTGGAATAACGACTACGTCCATTTTGTAGATCTGCCAGAATTCAGACGCTTCGGTCTCGGCCGTACCCGTCATACCCGCCCGTTTGTGGTACATGCGGAAGTAGTTCTGAAGCGTAACCGTCGCGTAGGTCTGTGTGGCGTCTTCAACTTTCACATTTTCCTTCGCTTCAACCGCCTGGTGCAACCCATCCGACCACCGACGGCCTTCCATGATCCGCCCTGTTTGCTCATCGACGATTTTCACCTTGCCGTCCATGATGACGTACTCAGTATCTTTCTCGAACAAGCAATACGCTTTTAGTAATTGGTTAACCGTATTAATACGCTGCGTTTTGACGGCATAATCACGAACAACGGATTCTTTATGCAGAATTTTCTCCTGTTCCGAGAACTCGTCATCTTTATCTATCGCGTTCAGGTCAATGGACAGATCGGGTAGGATAAAGAAGTTCGGATCTTCGCCCGAGCCAGTGATGTAATCAATGCCTTTCTCGGTCAAGTCAATGCCATTATGCCGCTCATCGATGGTAAAATACAGAGGAGCGTCGGCCTCTGGCATCAGCTTCTGGTTTTCGGCCAGGTAGATCGACTCTGTTTTTTGCAGCAGGGCTTTGTTACCCGTTTCGCTCAAAAACTTAATAAGTGGTTTGTGTTTTGGCAAGCCGCGATAGGCCCGAAATAACGACAAGCCACCCTCTTTCTCATCGCCAGCAGCAATTTTCTTCTTGGCATCGTTCAGGTAATCGTAGACTAATTTACGCTGCGCTTCAACCAGACGGGATACACGGGGCTTCAGTTCAATATAATCCTGCTCATCGCCACGGGGCACCGGGCCACTGATAATAAGCGGTGTCCGGGCATCGTCGATCAGGACGGAGTCAACCTCATCGACCATGGCGTAATGGTGTTTCCGCTGCACGAGTTCACCCGTTTCGCGGGCCATATTGTCGCGCAGATAGTCGAAGCCAAATTCGTTATTGGTTCCGTACGTAATATCGGCCAGGTAAGCTTGTTTCCGTTGTTCCGAGTTAGGCTGGTGCTTATCAATACAGTCTACCCGCATGCCATGAAACTCGAACAAGGGAGCCATCCACTCGGAGTCACGCTTGGCCAGGTAGTCGTTCACTGTTACAATGTGCACACCCCGACCGGCCAAACCGTTCAGGAAGGCAGGAAACGTAGCCACGAGGGTTTTTCCTTCACCCGTTGCCATCTCCGCGATTTTGCCCTGATGGAGCACGACACCCCCAATAATCTGAACGTTGTAATGCACCATGTCCCATTTAATGGGTGTTCCGGCAGCATCCCAGGTGTTGGCCCAGTGAGCCTGATCGCCATCAATGACAACGTTTCTCTTCCGGGAAGCGATCTCGCGGTCGAAGTCGGTCGTTGTCACAGTTAGCTGCTCGTTTTCAGCAAAGCGACGGGCCGTTTCTTTAACGACGGCAAAAGCGCGGGGTAAAATATCCAGTAACACCCGTTCCAGTTCGGTATTCCGATCCGCTTCGAGTTTATCGATCTGGTTAAAAATCCGCTCCTTCTCGTTAACGTCTACGTCAGCGTGGCTGCCTAAGTCGTTAAGTTCGGCCAACTGAGCATCGATACCGCCCAATTCCTGAGCGATATGCGCTTTAAGTTCGGCCGAAACGCGACGTAATTCGTCGTTGGAAAGTTCTTTTAACTGAGCAAATTCGGCATTCACCTTCTCGACATAGGGAAGCAGTTCCTTAATATCCCGTTGCGATTTGGTTCCGAAAAATTTAGCTATGAGATTAATCATCGTATCATTAATAATTAGTCGTCAATGGTCTACTGTAGAGATCAACGTGGGCGGTCCCTGTTGACTGACCAACCGACTTTTTTCTACAAATTTAGTGCATTACAGCGGGACTACAACCTAAGAGGCTCATGGATAGTCACTCCTTATCCTAAGGAAGTGGTGTTTTGACGAGAATCCATTACTTTTGCAGTTCAAATTTTGGCCCAATAGCCATTGTTTATGTTTCTTAAGGACAAATTGTCACGCTTTACCCATCAAATTCGCTCCTGTCACGTCGTTTTCATATTGTTAGTATTGACAGGATCATACCAAGCTATAGCTCAACAACCCCGTTCGCGGGTCGATCAGTTGAGTGATGAGGACGTACAAAACTTCTACCGGAAGGCCCAGGCAAGTGGGCTAAGTGAAGTACAGATTGAGCAGGCTGCTATGTCGCAGGGGTATACCCTAGATGACATAGCCAAGATGCGGAAACGCATGGCCCAGATTCGAACGCTGACCTCGTTGCCACAAAATAATCTCCCACCCGAAAGCTTCAAAGGCAGATCGTTTCCTTCAGATCTTTCGGTACGCAGGGATACACTACTGCCTGACACAATGCGTAGGGATACTAGTCGTAAGTTAAAGGTTTTTGGGGCTTCCCTGTTCGAAAATGCCAAAATGTCATTTGAGCCGAACTTGCGTATCGCAACACCCCGTAACTATGTAGTTGGCCCGGACGATGAAATAAAAGTGGACATTTCTGGGGCATCGACGGGCGCTTTTGACTTAAAAGTTAGTCCGGATGGAACCGTAAAAGTGCCTGATCTGGCGCCCATTTTTGTTAGTGGGTTGACTATTGAACAAGCTGAGCAACGGATCATTGCCCGATTACGGCAGGGCGGCTACCAGGGATTGGGTAAAGCAGGAAGTGGCACCAGCGCTAATGTAAGCCTAACGAATATCCGGAGTATCCGGGTCATTCTGGTTGGTGAAGTCGTTCGACCGGGTACCTATACCATTTCATCGTTGGGTTCTGTGCTGAATGCCCTTTATCTGGCGGGTGGACCTAATCCTGAAACCGGGTCTTTCCGGAAAATCCAGGTTATACGGGGCAACCGCGTCGTCAGAACCCTTGACCTGTACGATTTCATTCTTCGTGCTGACCAGCGGGATAATATACCTTTACGGGATCAGGACGTAATCCGCGTGGCCGATTACGAAACACATGTTGAGCTAAACGGGCAGGTGCGCCGACCCGCTATTTTTGAAGTATTACCGGGCGAAACGCTGAAGACGGTGCTGGGTTTTGCCGGTGGTTTTGGCGAAGATGCCTACCGGGCGTCTATCACGCTACGGCGCAATACGGCCCGCGAACGTCGCATTGTGACCATTACTGAAGAGCAGATTGCTACATTTGTACCAAAAGCTGGCGACAAATACAACGTCGGTAAAATTCTCGAACGGTACGAAAACCGAGTTCAGATAGCGGGCGCTGTCATGCGGCCCGGCGACTATGCACTTGAGCCGGGTTTAGAAACGGTCAAGCAGTTAATTACGCGAGCGGAGGGACTTCGTAAAGACGCCTTCACGAACCGGGCAACCATCATTCGCGAGCGCGCGGATATGGATCGAGAGAATCTATCCTTCGATTTAGGGAAATTAGTACGGGGCGAAGTGGCTGATATACCTTTACAGAGCCAGGACAGCCTGACCGTATTGTCGATTCGCGATCTTCGTGAGGCTTATTACGTTACGATTGAAGGGGCTGTCAATCGCCCAGACACGGTTGAATTCGTGGCTAATATGAGCGTGGCGGATCTTATCGCCCATGCCGGTGGCTTTCAGGAAGGCGCTAAGCCAAATTTAGTTGAAGTTGCCCGTCGGATTCGGCAGGACTCGGTTGGTGTACGTACAACAACGCAGGAAATACACCGTTTTTCGATAGATCGTAATTTGAAAATTACGGCTATGGAAGGTAGCGCAGACAATGCTTCATTTCGACTTCAGCCGTTTGATATCGTCTACGTCCGTACCTCAATCAATTACGAGGAACAACGTCAGGTGAATGTATATGGAGAAGTGATGCAACCGGGTAACTATGTTATATACAACCGACAGGAACGAATTGGCGATATCATTCAACGAGCTGGAGGCCTAAAGCCAGAAGCTTATTTGGCGGGTGCTCAATTCAAGCGAAAAGGCCAGTTGATTGGGAATGACTTACGCAACCTCATCGCCGATCCAGGCGGTGAAGAAAACCTATTGCTTCAGGATGAAGATACATTATTTATTCCCCGGCGCTCCGAAATTATTACTGTGCAAGGTGCTGTGCTAAACCCGGCATCAGTCAGTTACAAAGCGGATTATTCATTTAACGATTACATCAGCGAAGCGGGAGGGTTTACCGATAACGCCCGTCAACGTAAAGCGTACGTGAATTATCCTAACGGGCGTAAGGACCGAACTCATAATTTTTTATTCTTTACATCGCGTCCCCATGTTGAGCCTGGCTCAACAATTGTTGTGCCTTTCAAGCCCATCGACTCTAATCGATTAAGTTCAGCAGAGCGAATCGGTATCTTGTCATTATTGGCGACGGTCTCTATTGCGCTTATTAATGTTATACTTCGTTAACTATTCCTTCTGTTATACTTATGTCAGTTACGGAGACTAAAAAAGAAAAAAATACTGAAGACGAGGAGATAGAGATTCGGCTAAAAGATATTGTACAGTTTCTGAAAACTAGTCGTAAAACAGTTATTATATGTTGCTTAACTTTTCTACTGATTGGTGCCCTTTATTCGTATTCGAAGCCTG
It encodes:
- a CDS encoding SLBB domain-containing protein, translating into MFLKDKLSRFTHQIRSCHVVFILLVLTGSYQAIAQQPRSRVDQLSDEDVQNFYRKAQASGLSEVQIEQAAMSQGYTLDDIAKMRKRMAQIRTLTSLPQNNLPPESFKGRSFPSDLSVRRDTLLPDTMRRDTSRKLKVFGASLFENAKMSFEPNLRIATPRNYVVGPDDEIKVDISGASTGAFDLKVSPDGTVKVPDLAPIFVSGLTIEQAEQRIIARLRQGGYQGLGKAGSGTSANVSLTNIRSIRVILVGEVVRPGTYTISSLGSVLNALYLAGGPNPETGSFRKIQVIRGNRVVRTLDLYDFILRADQRDNIPLRDQDVIRVADYETHVELNGQVRRPAIFEVLPGETLKTVLGFAGGFGEDAYRASITLRRNTARERRIVTITEEQIATFVPKAGDKYNVGKILERYENRVQIAGAVMRPGDYALEPGLETVKQLITRAEGLRKDAFTNRATIIRERADMDRENLSFDLGKLVRGEVADIPLQSQDSLTVLSIRDLREAYYVTIEGAVNRPDTVEFVANMSVADLIAHAGGFQEGAKPNLVEVARRIRQDSVGVRTTTQEIHRFSIDRNLKITAMEGSADNASFRLQPFDIVYVRTSINYEEQRQVNVYGEVMQPGNYVIYNRQERIGDIIQRAGGLKPEAYLAGAQFKRKGQLIGNDLRNLIADPGGEENLLLQDEDTLFIPRRSEIITVQGAVLNPASVSYKADYSFNDYISEAGGFTDNARQRKAYVNYPNGRKDRTHNFLFFTSRPHVEPGSTIVVPFKPIDSNRLSSAERIGILSLLATVSIALINVILR
- the secA gene encoding preprotein translocase subunit SecA — protein: MINLIAKFFGTKSQRDIKELLPYVEKVNAEFAQLKELSNDELRRVSAELKAHIAQELGGIDAQLAELNDLGSHADVDVNEKERIFNQIDKLEADRNTELERVLLDILPRAFAVVKETARRFAENEQLTVTTTDFDREIASRKRNVVIDGDQAHWANTWDAAGTPIKWDMVHYNVQIIGGVVLHQGKIAEMATGEGKTLVATFPAFLNGLAGRGVHIVTVNDYLAKRDSEWMAPLFEFHGMRVDCIDKHQPNSEQRKQAYLADITYGTNNEFGFDYLRDNMARETGELVQRKHHYAMVDEVDSVLIDDARTPLIISGPVPRGDEQDYIELKPRVSRLVEAQRKLVYDYLNDAKKKIAAGDEKEGGLSLFRAYRGLPKHKPLIKFLSETGNKALLQKTESIYLAENQKLMPEADAPLYFTIDERHNGIDLTEKGIDYITGSGEDPNFFILPDLSIDLNAIDKDDEFSEQEKILHKESVVRDYAVKTQRINTVNQLLKAYCLFEKDTEYVIMDGKVKIVDEQTGRIMEGRRWSDGLHQAVEAKENVKVEDATQTYATVTLQNYFRMYHKRAGMTGTAETEASEFWQIYKMDVVVIPTNRAISRADEEDKVYRSVREKYNAVVDEITSLVEKGRPVLVGTTSVENSELLSRLLTLRKIQHQVLNAKYHQREAEIVASAGFPGTVTIATNMAGRGTDIKLTPESKAAGGLAIIGTERHESRRVDRQLRGRAGRQGDPGTSQFFVSLEDSLMRLFGSERIAKVMDRMGLEEGEVIQHSMITKSIERAQKKVEENNFGIRKRLLEYDDVMNYQREAIYKRRRNALFGDRLPLDIANTMYDVVEETVNNAEGNYEEIKLQLLTTLGLSPALSADEFNRLKKPDQIRRLYEEAEANYQAKNQAIAEKALPVLTQVLADQGHQIKNIVVPFSDGIHELTVVSDLRKAVESGAREIVTEMEKAVTLSVIDQEWKEHLREMDDLKQSVQNAVFEQKDPLLVYKFESVELFKRFLNKVNFDTISFLTKADIPAQDAEEVQQEIRQAPVQQRPKPQPQLHTNMEDFDDDHLATGPEEYARRMAENDAMGAGAPPMPPRQAPMRVAKLDRNARVNVQYVDGSVKRDVKFKTVENDVVSGKAMLID